Proteins encoded together in one Streptomyces sp. TLI_171 window:
- the tkt gene encoding transketolase, producing the protein MSTTPNVFEWSELDQRAVDTARVLAMDAVQKVGNGHPGTAMSLAPAAYLIFQRFLRHDPTDPTWVGRDRFVLSPGHTSLTLYTQLFLSGYGLSLDDLKAFRVAGSRTPGHPEHGHTAGVETTTGPLGQGVGNAVGMAMAARYERGLFDPDAPAGTSPFDHTVWAIVSDGDLQEGISAEASSLAGHQKLGNLVALYDDNHISIEGDTATAFSEDVLARYEAYGWHVQRVAPKADGDIDVAALAAALEAARAETSKPSIIAMRTIIAWPAPNAQDTAKAHGSALGDAEIAATKKVLGFDPQKTFEVTDQVVAHTREVVQRGQAARAAWDEQLRDWRAANPQRAAEFDRIQIGELPDGWEKAVPTFPAGKDVATRKASGDTLKAVGKLVPELWGGSADLAESNLTTIDEESSFLPEGNPLKSASPFGRTIHYGIREHAMGSVMNGIALHGRTRIYGGTFLVFSDYMRPAVRLAALMKLPVVYVWTHDSIGLGEDGPTHQPIEHLAALRAIPGLSVVRPADANETAVVWRTVLERQTSHPGPVGLALTRQGVPTFDREVFGSAEGAAKGGYVLAEAEGGEPKVILLGTGSEVQLAVQAREALQAEGVPTRVVSLPCVEWFHEQDQAYQDSVLPPNVRARVSVEAGIALGWRELVGDAGRIISLDHFGASADYQVLYQEFGITADAVANAARASLRTVEAVSR; encoded by the coding sequence GTGAGCACGACGCCGAACGTTTTTGAGTGGAGCGAGTTGGACCAGCGGGCCGTCGACACGGCCCGGGTACTGGCGATGGACGCCGTGCAGAAGGTGGGGAACGGGCACCCCGGCACTGCCATGTCGCTCGCCCCCGCGGCGTATCTGATCTTCCAGCGCTTCCTGCGCCACGACCCGACCGACCCGACCTGGGTGGGCCGCGACCGCTTCGTGCTCTCCCCCGGGCACACCTCTCTCACGCTGTACACCCAGCTGTTCCTGTCCGGCTACGGCCTGTCGCTGGACGACCTGAAGGCCTTCCGGGTGGCCGGCAGCCGCACCCCGGGCCACCCCGAGCACGGCCACACCGCGGGCGTCGAGACCACCACCGGCCCGCTCGGCCAGGGTGTCGGCAACGCGGTCGGCATGGCGATGGCGGCCCGCTACGAGCGCGGCCTGTTCGACCCGGACGCGCCGGCCGGCACCTCGCCGTTCGACCACACCGTCTGGGCCATCGTCTCCGACGGCGACCTGCAGGAGGGCATCTCCGCGGAGGCGTCCTCGCTGGCCGGCCACCAGAAGCTGGGCAACCTGGTCGCGCTGTACGACGACAACCACATCTCGATCGAGGGCGACACCGCCACCGCGTTCTCCGAGGACGTGCTGGCCCGCTACGAGGCCTACGGCTGGCACGTCCAGCGGGTCGCCCCGAAGGCCGACGGCGACATCGACGTGGCGGCGCTCGCCGCCGCGCTGGAGGCGGCCAGGGCCGAGACCTCCAAGCCGTCGATCATCGCGATGCGCACCATCATCGCCTGGCCCGCGCCGAACGCCCAGGACACCGCCAAGGCGCACGGCTCGGCCCTCGGCGACGCCGAGATCGCCGCCACCAAGAAGGTGCTGGGCTTCGACCCGCAGAAGACCTTCGAGGTCACCGACCAGGTCGTCGCGCACACCCGCGAGGTCGTGCAGCGCGGCCAGGCCGCCCGCGCCGCGTGGGACGAGCAGCTGCGCGACTGGCGGGCCGCCAACCCGCAGCGCGCCGCCGAGTTCGACCGGATCCAGATCGGCGAGCTGCCCGACGGCTGGGAGAAGGCCGTCCCGACCTTCCCGGCCGGCAAGGACGTCGCCACCCGCAAGGCCTCCGGCGACACCCTGAAGGCCGTCGGCAAGCTGGTCCCGGAACTCTGGGGCGGCTCCGCCGACCTCGCCGAGTCCAACCTGACCACGATCGACGAGGAGTCCTCCTTCCTCCCGGAGGGCAACCCGCTCAAGAGCGCCTCGCCGTTCGGCCGCACCATCCACTACGGCATCCGCGAGCACGCCATGGGCTCCGTGATGAACGGCATCGCGCTGCACGGCCGCACCCGCATCTACGGCGGCACCTTCCTGGTGTTCTCCGACTACATGCGCCCCGCGGTCCGGCTCGCCGCGCTGATGAAGCTGCCGGTGGTCTACGTCTGGACGCACGACTCGATCGGCCTCGGCGAGGACGGCCCGACCCACCAGCCGATCGAGCACCTGGCCGCGCTGCGCGCCATCCCCGGCCTCTCGGTGGTCCGCCCGGCGGACGCCAACGAGACCGCCGTGGTGTGGCGGACCGTGCTGGAGCGGCAGACCAGCCACCCCGGCCCGGTCGGCCTGGCGCTGACCCGCCAGGGCGTGCCGACCTTCGACCGCGAGGTGTTCGGCTCCGCCGAGGGCGCGGCCAAGGGCGGCTACGTGCTGGCCGAGGCCGAGGGCGGCGAGCCGAAGGTGATCCTGCTGGGCACCGGCTCCGAGGTGCAGCTGGCCGTCCAGGCCCGCGAGGCGCTGCAGGCCGAGGGCGTCCCGACCCGGGTGGTCTCGCTGCCGTGCGTGGAGTGGTTCCACGAGCAGGACCAGGCGTACCAGGACAGCGTCCTGCCGCCGAACGTCCGGGCCCGGGTGTCGGTCGAGGCGGGCATCGCCCTCGGCTGGCGCGAGCTGGTCGGCGACGCCGGTCGGATCATCAGCCTGGACCACTTCGGGGCCTCCGCCGACTACCAGGTGCTGTACCAGGAGTTCGGCATCACCGCCGACGCGGTGGCCAACGCCGCCCGCGCCTCGCTGCGCACGGTCGAGGCCGTCTCCCGCTGA
- a CDS encoding heme o synthase — protein sequence MTAVESRPAGVVVGTRTAPRPFGARVGAFVALTKPRIIELLLISTVPVMFLAQDGVPNLWRVLAVVVGGYLSAGGANALNMYIDRDIDAVMSRTERRPIVTGMVSPQEALVFGITLAVVSTLWLGLLVNWLSSALALGALLFYVFVYTLGLKRRTSQNVVWGGIAGCMPVLVGWSSVTDSVSWAAVVLFLVVFFWTPPHTWVLMMKVREDYAKAGVPMLPVIRGNIGVAKQVVVYSWVMVATSLLLWPAAHTSWLYPSVAAVLGALWMKEAYALQARAKAGIVGAKLKEMRLFHWSITYLTLLFLVVAIDPFVG from the coding sequence GTGACCGCCGTCGAATCCCGCCCCGCAGGGGTGGTGGTAGGGACGAGGACCGCGCCCCGGCCGTTCGGGGCCCGCGTCGGGGCCTTCGTCGCCCTCACCAAACCCCGCATCATCGAGCTGCTGCTGATCTCCACGGTGCCGGTGATGTTCCTGGCGCAGGACGGCGTGCCGAACCTCTGGCGGGTGCTCGCGGTCGTGGTCGGCGGCTACCTCTCGGCGGGCGGCGCCAACGCGCTCAACATGTACATCGACCGCGACATCGACGCGGTGATGTCGCGCACCGAACGGCGCCCGATCGTCACGGGCATGGTCTCCCCGCAGGAAGCGCTGGTCTTCGGGATTACGCTGGCCGTGGTCTCCACGCTCTGGCTGGGCCTGCTGGTCAACTGGCTGTCCTCGGCGCTGGCGCTGGGCGCCCTGCTGTTCTACGTCTTCGTCTACACGCTGGGCCTGAAGCGCCGCACCTCGCAGAACGTCGTCTGGGGCGGGATCGCCGGCTGCATGCCGGTGCTGGTCGGCTGGTCCTCGGTCACCGACTCGGTGTCCTGGGCGGCCGTGGTGCTGTTCCTGGTGGTGTTCTTCTGGACGCCGCCGCACACCTGGGTGCTGATGATGAAGGTCCGCGAGGACTACGCCAAGGCGGGCGTGCCGATGCTGCCGGTGATCCGCGGCAACATCGGCGTGGCCAAGCAGGTCGTCGTCTACTCCTGGGTGATGGTCGCGACCTCGCTGCTGCTCTGGCCGGCCGCGCACACCAGTTGGCTGTACCCGAGCGTCGCCGCGGTGCTCGGCGCGCTGTGGATGAAGGAGGCGTACGCGCTGCAGGCGCGCGCCAAGGCCGGCATCGTGGGCGCCAAGCTCAAGGAGATGCGGCTGTTCCACTGGTCGATCACGTACCTGACGCTGCTGTTCCTGGTCGTCGCGATCGACCCGTTCGTGGGCTGA
- a CDS encoding DUF2461 domain-containing protein, with the protein MNDFRGWPAEALEFYEQLEADNSRTFWTAHRAEYEELVRAPMEALLARLEPEFGPGKIFRPNRDVRFSADKSPYKTHVGGYLESGGYVQLSADGLACGLGYYHLAADQLGRYRTAVAEDVPGAELERVVAAVRKAGPQVVGRDSLKTAPRGYPKDHPRIELLRHKGLIAWQEWEPAAWLGTAKAYGRITGFLHAAAPLHAWLENHVGPSELPPR; encoded by the coding sequence GTGAACGATTTCCGTGGCTGGCCGGCCGAGGCGCTGGAGTTCTACGAGCAGCTGGAGGCCGACAACTCCAGGACCTTCTGGACGGCGCACCGCGCCGAGTACGAGGAACTGGTGCGGGCCCCGATGGAGGCGCTGCTGGCCCGGCTGGAGCCGGAGTTCGGCCCGGGGAAGATCTTCCGCCCGAACCGGGACGTGCGGTTCTCCGCCGACAAGTCCCCGTACAAGACCCACGTCGGCGGCTACCTGGAGTCCGGCGGCTACGTGCAGCTGTCCGCCGACGGGCTGGCCTGCGGCCTGGGCTACTACCACCTGGCCGCCGACCAGTTGGGCCGCTACCGCACCGCGGTCGCCGAGGACGTGCCGGGCGCCGAGCTGGAGCGGGTGGTGGCGGCGGTGCGGAAGGCCGGACCGCAGGTGGTGGGGCGGGACAGCCTGAAGACCGCGCCGCGCGGCTACCCGAAGGACCACCCGCGGATCGAACTGCTGCGCCACAAGGGCCTGATCGCCTGGCAGGAGTGGGAGCCCGCGGCCTGGCTCGGCACCGCGAAGGCGTACGGCCGGATCACCGGCTTCCTGCACGCGGCGGCCCCGCTGCACGCCTGGCTGGAGAACCACGTCGGCCCCAGCGAGCTTCCGCCACGCTGA
- a CDS encoding chorismate pyruvate-lyase family protein — protein MPLQSIDVSAHAFTARKPAETAVRIGRFAAAPTRMLLSADGLTTTLLEAWTGAPARIGRADHRRLPATDAPAGAAALLRAESDEDLIVRRSVLAGGDGSELSRNVVVARPALSAAAEHCLTDTAAPIGAALHASGTAYRRTVLDAGVRDWDGAPAAYKTYLMWHGQQPLAAVTETFNPAVVPAALGAGLLAAGGCR, from the coding sequence ATGCCGCTGCAGTCCATCGACGTGTCCGCACACGCCTTCACCGCCCGGAAACCGGCCGAGACGGCCGTCCGGATCGGCCGCTTCGCCGCCGCTCCCACCCGGATGCTGCTCAGCGCCGACGGCCTCACCACCACCCTGCTGGAGGCCTGGACCGGGGCGCCCGCCCGGATCGGCCGGGCCGACCACCGCCGGCTGCCCGCGACCGACGCGCCCGCCGGGGCCGCCGCGCTGCTGCGCGCCGAGTCCGACGAGGACCTGATCGTCCGCCGCTCGGTGCTGGCCGGCGGCGACGGCTCCGAACTGTCCCGCAACGTGGTGGTGGCCCGGCCCGCGCTGTCCGCCGCCGCCGAGCACTGCCTCACCGACACCGCCGCGCCCATCGGCGCCGCCCTGCACGCCTCCGGCACCGCCTACCGGCGCACCGTGCTGGACGCCGGCGTGCGGGACTGGGACGGCGCGCCCGCGGCCTACAAGACCTACCTGATGTGGCACGGGCAGCAGCCGCTGGCCGCCGTCACCGAGACCTTCAACCCCGCCGTGGTGCCCGCCGCGCTCGGCGCCGGACTGCTCGCCGCCGGAGGCTGCCGATGA
- a CDS encoding FAD-dependent monooxygenase — translation MTPRSTTVAVVGAGPAGLVLAHVLRRAGVAVTVHERLSRPALENAARAGVLEHRVVEYLRTLGLADRLTAEGERHGRCEIACLGEKVLVDYGALSGGIRHWVYPQQLLVRDLIAAYERDGGAIAFESPVEAVTLDDANRPVLHTAGGELRAEYAVGCDGAHSVVAAAFADRADGPTRRYPYDWLTVLARISRPVDKIRYAVHADGFAGMMPRTADVGRFYLEVPAGEELAAWDERRIRAELAHRLELEGSDPALGGLLETGMLRMRGRVAHRMREGRLLLAGDAAHTVTPSGAKGLNSAVADAADLAGGLIAELLGGGSARLDGYQQRRLDAAWQTQEFSDRLLDLLHLPAGLPAEQREFALRLRLQRIHRIARPGPEATEFARAYAGAGELAAAPVWPSAQAAAVASAATAR, via the coding sequence ATGACCCCCCGCTCCACCACCGTCGCCGTCGTCGGCGCCGGACCGGCCGGACTCGTCCTCGCCCACGTGCTGCGCCGCGCCGGGGTCGCGGTGACCGTCCACGAGCGCCTCTCCCGGCCCGCGCTGGAGAACGCCGCCCGGGCCGGGGTGCTGGAGCACCGGGTGGTCGAGTACCTGCGCACCCTGGGCCTCGCCGACCGGCTGACCGCCGAGGGCGAACGGCACGGCCGGTGCGAGATCGCCTGCCTGGGCGAGAAGGTCCTGGTCGACTACGGCGCGCTGTCCGGCGGCATCCGGCACTGGGTGTACCCGCAGCAGCTGCTGGTCCGCGACCTGATCGCCGCGTACGAGCGGGACGGCGGCGCGATCGCCTTCGAGTCGCCCGTCGAGGCCGTCACCCTCGACGACGCGAACCGACCCGTGCTGCACACCGCGGGCGGCGAGCTGCGCGCCGAGTACGCGGTCGGCTGCGACGGCGCGCACAGTGTGGTCGCCGCGGCCTTCGCCGACCGCGCCGACGGGCCGACCCGCCGCTACCCCTACGACTGGCTGACCGTGCTCGCCCGGATCTCCCGGCCGGTCGACAAGATCCGCTACGCGGTGCACGCCGACGGCTTCGCCGGAATGATGCCGCGCACCGCCGACGTCGGCCGCTTCTACCTGGAGGTGCCCGCCGGCGAGGAGCTCGCCGCGTGGGACGAGCGGCGGATCCGCGCCGAACTCGCCCACCGGCTGGAGCTCGAAGGCTCCGACCCGGCGCTCGGCGGCCTGCTGGAGACCGGCATGCTGCGGATGCGCGGCCGGGTCGCCCACCGGATGCGCGAGGGCAGGCTGCTGCTCGCCGGGGACGCCGCGCACACCGTCACCCCGTCCGGCGCCAAGGGCCTCAACTCGGCCGTCGCCGACGCCGCCGACCTGGCCGGCGGGCTGATCGCCGAGCTGCTGGGCGGCGGGAGCGCCCGCCTGGACGGCTACCAGCAGCGCCGCCTGGACGCCGCCTGGCAGACCCAGGAGTTCTCCGACCGGCTGCTCGACCTGCTCCACCTGCCCGCCGGACTCCCGGCCGAGCAGCGCGAGTTCGCCCTGCGGCTGCGGCTGCAGCGGATCCACCGGATCGCCCGCCCCGGCCCGGAGGCCACCGAGTTCGCCCGGGCCTACGCGGGCGCCGGTGAGCTGGCCGCGGCCCCCGTGTGGCCGTCGGCACAGGCCGCCGCCGTCGCCAGCGCGGCTACCGCTCGGTAG
- a CDS encoding heme A synthase: MTNPFSLLAERWHPSPQHVRRAAMAALVMSVVIVVTGGAVRLTDSGLGCTTWPTCTDGSVTPTPAMGVHGVIEFTNRMLTYVLSAAVGWFILAARCCEPWRRSLTRLGWAQFWLVMSNAVIGGITVLTHLNPYVVSLHMVAALGLVWTALLGWERAKEGDGEPRLLVAPAIHRFAQVLVASIGALALVGTLVTGAGHHPGSAGTPRVSLDYDRLAQAHADLVFLAVGLTLAALLVFAAVKAPPAARARVRELFGLLLLQGVLGFVQYFTDAPEIMVGLHMLGAAVIWAAALRIPLALRTRAGIPAQAAAPSAELVA; this comes from the coding sequence GTGACCAACCCGTTCTCCCTCCTCGCCGAGCGCTGGCACCCGAGCCCGCAGCACGTCCGCCGGGCGGCCATGGCCGCGCTGGTGATGAGCGTGGTGATCGTGGTCACCGGCGGCGCCGTCCGGCTGACCGACTCGGGCCTCGGCTGCACCACCTGGCCGACCTGCACCGACGGCAGCGTGACGCCGACGCCCGCGATGGGCGTCCACGGCGTCATCGAGTTCACCAACCGGATGCTGACCTACGTGCTGTCCGCCGCGGTCGGCTGGTTCATCCTGGCCGCGCGCTGCTGCGAGCCGTGGCGGCGGTCGCTGACCAGGCTCGGCTGGGCCCAGTTCTGGCTGGTGATGTCGAACGCGGTGATCGGCGGCATCACGGTGCTGACCCACCTCAACCCGTACGTGGTGAGCCTGCACATGGTGGCCGCGCTGGGTCTGGTGTGGACGGCGCTGCTGGGCTGGGAGCGCGCCAAGGAGGGCGACGGCGAGCCCCGCCTGCTGGTCGCCCCGGCCATCCATCGCTTCGCGCAGGTGCTGGTGGCCTCGATCGGCGCGCTCGCCCTGGTCGGCACGCTGGTCACCGGCGCGGGCCACCACCCGGGCTCGGCGGGCACCCCCCGGGTCTCGCTGGACTACGACCGGCTCGCCCAGGCGCACGCCGACCTGGTGTTCCTCGCGGTGGGCCTGACGCTGGCCGCGCTGCTGGTGTTCGCCGCCGTGAAGGCCCCGCCGGCCGCGCGGGCCCGGGTCCGCGAGCTGTTCGGGCTGCTGCTGCTGCAGGGAGTGCTGGGTTTCGTGCAGTACTTCACGGACGCGCCGGAGATCATGGTGGGCCTGCACATGCTGGGCGCCGCGGTGATCTGGGCCGCCGCCCTGCGCATCCCGCTGGCGCTGCGGACCCGCGCCGGCATCCCGGCGCAGGCGGCCGCGCCGTCCGCCGAACTGGTGGCCTGA
- a CDS encoding ABC transporter permease — MTATDLTPRPGAAPVGRMLLAQTALETRMLLRNGEQLLLTVVIPTVLLVLFSAVDVVDVDGPGKRVDFLAPGLLALAVMSTAFTGQAIATGFERRYGVLKRLGATPLPRWALLSAKTGCVLVTELLQVLLLSGIALALGWSPHGNPLAVLLLLVLGTAAFSGLGLLMAGTLRAEATLAAANLVFVLLLLAGGVVVPLAKFPDAVRPVLELLPISALSDGLRSVLQLGGGTPWADLGVLAVWSVLGLAAAARFFRWE; from the coding sequence ATGACCGCCACCGACCTCACCCCCCGCCCGGGCGCCGCCCCGGTCGGCCGGATGCTGCTCGCGCAGACCGCCCTGGAGACCAGGATGCTGCTGCGCAACGGCGAGCAGCTGCTGCTCACCGTGGTCATCCCGACCGTCCTGCTGGTGCTGTTCTCCGCCGTCGACGTGGTCGACGTGGACGGCCCCGGCAAGCGGGTCGACTTCCTCGCGCCCGGCCTGCTGGCGCTGGCCGTGATGTCCACCGCCTTCACCGGCCAGGCCATCGCCACCGGGTTCGAGCGCCGCTACGGCGTGCTCAAGCGGCTCGGCGCGACCCCGCTGCCGCGCTGGGCGCTGCTGTCCGCGAAGACCGGCTGCGTGCTGGTCACCGAACTGCTCCAGGTGCTGCTGCTCTCCGGCATCGCGCTGGCCCTCGGCTGGTCCCCGCACGGCAACCCGCTGGCGGTGCTGCTCCTGCTGGTGCTCGGCACCGCCGCGTTCTCCGGCCTCGGCCTGCTGATGGCCGGCACCCTGCGCGCGGAGGCCACGCTGGCCGCGGCCAACCTGGTGTTCGTCCTGCTGCTGCTGGCCGGCGGCGTGGTGGTCCCGCTGGCCAAGTTCCCGGACGCGGTGCGCCCCGTGCTGGAGCTGCTGCCGATCTCCGCGCTCTCCGACGGCCTGCGCTCGGTGCTCCAGCTCGGCGGCGGCACGCCCTGGGCCGACCTCGGCGTGCTGGCCGTCTGGTCGGTGCTGGGCCTGGCCGCGGCGGCCCGCTTCTTCCGCTGGGAGTGA
- a CDS encoding ABC transporter ATP-binding protein, which translates to MHADPAVEVTGLVKRYGDKTAVDGLDLVIGRGAVTAVLGPNGAGKTTTIETCEGYRRPDAGTVRVLGLDPVAQSAELRPRIGVMLQSGGVYASARALEMLRHTAALYANPLPVGPLAERLGLDSCGRTPYRRLSGGQQQRLALAMAVVGRPELVFLDEPTAGLDPQARRATWDLVAELRAAGVTVVLTTHQMDEAEQLADEVAIVDRGRVVAQGSPDGLRGAEARLRFDGPAGLDLAALRKVLPDHAAVTEPAPGRYRVEAELDAALLAAVTGWCAEAGVMPDKLAVQRRSLEDVFLDLTGRDLR; encoded by the coding sequence ATGCATGCAGACCCCGCCGTCGAGGTGACCGGACTGGTCAAGCGGTACGGCGACAAGACCGCCGTGGACGGCCTCGACCTGGTCATCGGGCGCGGCGCCGTCACCGCGGTGCTCGGCCCCAACGGCGCGGGCAAGACCACCACGATCGAGACCTGCGAGGGCTACCGCCGCCCCGACGCGGGCACCGTCCGGGTGCTCGGACTGGACCCGGTCGCGCAGTCCGCCGAGCTCAGGCCGCGGATCGGGGTGATGCTCCAATCGGGGGGCGTGTACGCCAGTGCGCGCGCCCTCGAAATGCTTCGACACACCGCCGCGCTGTACGCGAACCCGCTGCCCGTCGGCCCGCTGGCCGAACGGCTCGGCCTGGACTCCTGCGGCCGCACCCCGTACCGCCGGCTCTCCGGCGGCCAGCAGCAGCGGCTGGCCCTCGCGATGGCCGTGGTCGGCCGCCCCGAACTGGTCTTCCTGGACGAGCCCACCGCCGGCCTCGACCCGCAGGCCCGCCGCGCCACCTGGGACCTGGTCGCCGAACTGCGCGCCGCCGGCGTCACCGTGGTGCTGACCACCCACCAGATGGACGAGGCCGAGCAGCTCGCGGACGAGGTCGCGATCGTCGACCGCGGCCGGGTCGTCGCCCAGGGCTCCCCCGACGGGCTCCGCGGCGCCGAGGCCCGGCTGCGCTTCGACGGCCCCGCCGGACTCGACCTCGCCGCCCTGCGCAAGGTCCTGCCCGACCACGCCGCCGTCACCGAGCCCGCCCCCGGCAGATACCGCGTCGAGGCCGAACTCGACGCCGCCCTGCTGGCCGCCGTCACCGGCTGGTGCGCCGAGGCCGGGGTGATGCCCGACAAGCTCGCGGTCCAGCGCCGCAGCCTCGAAGACGTCTTCCTCGACCTGACCGGACGGGACCTGCGATGA
- a CDS encoding metalloregulator ArsR/SmtB family transcription factor, protein MKNIREHAAQSGEPDAPGCAVPATGAEALAEGHRATRDRVARSILDHGPSSAADLASRLGLTAAAVRRHLDGLAAAGLVDAREQRVYGSRGRGRPAKVFALTDGGRDAFYQAYDQLAADALGWISEAAGGGKAGEEAVAAFARARLAKQGRKYQDAVERVGAEQRAEALARALSEDGYAATVRRVPSAAAAPAAPAGAQLCQHHCPVAHIAEQFPQLCEAETEVFSQLLGTHVQRLATIAHGDGVCTTYVPASGAAPSPSRAPGAAPTAGTSLTENGSSARRNLA, encoded by the coding sequence GTGAAAAACATCCGCGAGCACGCCGCCCAGTCCGGGGAGCCCGACGCTCCCGGCTGTGCCGTGCCCGCGACGGGGGCGGAGGCCCTGGCGGAGGGGCACCGGGCGACCCGGGACCGGGTCGCCCGCTCGATCCTCGACCACGGGCCGTCCTCGGCCGCCGACCTGGCCAGCCGCCTGGGCCTGACCGCCGCCGCGGTCCGCCGCCACCTGGACGGCCTGGCCGCCGCCGGGCTGGTCGACGCGCGCGAGCAGCGGGTCTACGGCAGCCGCGGCCGCGGCCGCCCCGCCAAGGTGTTCGCCCTGACCGACGGCGGCCGGGACGCCTTCTACCAGGCCTACGACCAGCTCGCGGCCGATGCGCTGGGCTGGATCTCGGAGGCCGCCGGCGGCGGCAAGGCGGGCGAGGAGGCGGTCGCCGCCTTCGCCCGGGCCCGGCTCGCCAAGCAGGGCCGCAAGTACCAGGACGCGGTCGAGCGGGTCGGCGCCGAGCAGCGCGCCGAGGCGCTCGCCCGGGCCTTGAGCGAGGACGGGTACGCTGCCACGGTGCGGCGCGTCCCGTCCGCCGCCGCTGCGCCCGCCGCACCGGCCGGCGCCCAGCTGTGCCAGCACCACTGCCCGGTCGCGCACATCGCCGAGCAGTTCCCGCAGCTCTGCGAGGCGGAGACCGAGGTCTTCTCGCAGCTCCTTGGCACCCATGTGCAACGGCTGGCCACCATCGCCCACGGCGACGGGGTCTGCACCACGTATGTGCCGGCATCCGGTGCCGCACCGTCGCCCTCCAGGGCGCCCGGTGCCGCGCCGACTGCCGGTACGTCCCTTACCGAGAACGGCTCGTCCGCGCGGAGGAACCTCGCATGA
- the sufB gene encoding Fe-S cluster assembly protein SufB → MTDIAHPELEGLGKYEYGWADSDDAGAAAKRGLSEAVVRDISAKKNEAEWMLDLRLKGLKLFGKKPMPTWGSDLSGIDFDNIKYFVRSTEKQAESWEDLPADIKATYDKLGIPEAEKQRLVAGVAAQYESEVVYHQIREDLEEQGVIFLDTDTALKEHPELFKEYFGTVIPVGDNKFASLNTAVWSGGSFIYVPKGVHVDIPLQAYFRINTENMGQFERTLIIVDEDAYVHYVEGCTAPIYSSDSLHSAVVEIIVKKGGRCRYTTIQNWSNNVYNLVTKRAVAYEGATMEWVDGNIGSKVTMKYPAVYLMGEHAKGETLSIAFAGEGQHQDAGAKMVHMAPNTSSHIVSKSVARGGGRTSYRGLIEIGEGSHGAKSNVLCDALLVDTVSRSDTYPYVDVREDDVSMGHEATVSKVSEDQLFYLMSRGLSETEAMAMIVRGFVEPIARELPMEYALELNRLIELQMEGAVG, encoded by the coding sequence ATGACTGACATCGCACACCCCGAGCTCGAGGGCCTGGGCAAGTACGAGTACGGCTGGGCCGACTCGGACGACGCCGGCGCCGCCGCCAAGCGCGGCCTGAGCGAGGCGGTCGTCCGTGACATCTCGGCGAAGAAGAACGAGGCCGAGTGGATGCTGGACCTCCGCCTCAAGGGCCTCAAGCTGTTCGGCAAGAAGCCCATGCCGACCTGGGGCTCCGACCTGTCGGGCATCGACTTCGACAACATCAAGTACTTCGTGCGCTCCACCGAGAAGCAGGCGGAGTCCTGGGAGGACCTGCCGGCCGACATCAAGGCCACCTACGACAAGCTGGGCATCCCGGAGGCGGAGAAGCAGCGCCTGGTCGCCGGTGTCGCCGCCCAGTACGAGTCGGAGGTCGTCTACCACCAGATCCGCGAGGACCTGGAGGAGCAGGGCGTCATCTTCCTGGACACCGACACCGCGCTGAAGGAGCACCCGGAGCTCTTCAAGGAGTACTTCGGCACCGTCATCCCGGTCGGTGACAACAAGTTCGCCTCGCTGAACACGGCGGTCTGGTCCGGCGGATCGTTCATCTACGTGCCGAAGGGCGTGCACGTGGACATTCCGCTGCAGGCCTACTTCCGGATCAACACCGAGAACATGGGCCAGTTCGAGCGGACGCTGATCATCGTCGACGAGGACGCCTACGTCCACTACGTCGAGGGCTGCACCGCGCCGATCTACTCCTCGGACTCGCTGCACTCCGCGGTGGTCGAGATCATCGTCAAGAAGGGCGGCCGCTGCCGCTACACGACCATCCAGAACTGGTCGAACAACGTCTACAACCTGGTCACCAAGCGCGCCGTGGCGTACGAGGGCGCGACCATGGAGTGGGTCGACGGCAACATCGGCTCCAAGGTCACCATGAAGTACCCGGCCGTCTACCTGATGGGCGAGCACGCCAAGGGCGAGACCCTGTCGATCGCCTTCGCGGGCGAGGGCCAGCACCAGGACGCCGGCGCGAAGATGGTCCACATGGCGCCGAACACCTCCTCGCACATCGTCTCCAAGTCGGTGGCGCGCGGCGGCGGCCGCACCTCCTACCGCGGCCTGATCGAGATCGGCGAGGGCTCGCACGGCGCCAAGTCGAACGTGCTGTGCGACGCGCTGCTGGTGGACACCGTCTCGCGCTCGGACACCTACCCGTACGTGGACGTCCGCGAGGACGACGTGTCGATGGGCCACGAGGCGACCGTCTCCAAGGTCTCCGAGGACCAGCTCTTCTACCTGATGAGCCGCGGCCTGAGCGAGACCGAGGCGATGGCGATGATCGTCCGAGGCTTCGTCGAGCCGATCGCCCGTGAGCTTCCGATGGAATACGCGCTGGAGCTGAACCGGCTGATCGAGCTGCAGATGGAGGGCGCGGTCGGCTGA